Proteins encoded by one window of Polaribacter haliotis:
- a CDS encoding metallophosphoesterase: MPRWLIPLIILLVLIIVVEVYTFQAFKTISKSKLVRFSFLAISVATYVYFFLTVLTYDRSKGQTPEFQMAMGILLTVSIPKLVIIFMLFGEDIYRWIVKAISAISNGETQPLPTRRKFISQIALGLAAIPFAGFIYGIIQGKYNYKVLKYSLTFKDLPEAFDGFTITQISDIHSGSFTNKEKIKYGVDLINEQNSDIMLFTGDIVNNKADEMDNWIDVFDKLEAKGGKFSILGNHDYGDYMDWKNPQDKVDNFQQVKDIHKKIGFDLLLDEHRYLEKDGQKIALLGVENWGKGFNQAGDLQRASTNVKQEDFKILMSHDPSHWEYKVKQDPFNYQLTLSGHTHGLQMGIEIPGWLKWSPSKYVYKQWAGLYNEAGRYINVNRGFGYHAFPGRVGIWPEITVIELKKG, from the coding sequence ATGCCACGTTGGTTAATTCCTCTTATCATTTTATTAGTTTTAATTATTGTTGTAGAAGTTTATACTTTTCAAGCATTTAAAACCATATCTAAAAGTAAATTAGTTCGTTTTTCTTTTTTAGCAATAAGTGTAGCAACTTATGTCTATTTCTTCTTAACCGTTTTAACTTACGATAGAAGCAAAGGACAAACACCCGAGTTTCAAATGGCAATGGGAATTTTACTAACAGTATCAATTCCTAAACTAGTTATTATTTTTATGCTTTTTGGCGAAGATATTTATAGGTGGATTGTAAAAGCGATTTCAGCAATTTCCAATGGAGAAACGCAACCTTTACCAACTAGAAGAAAATTCATTTCTCAAATTGCATTAGGTTTGGCTGCAATACCTTTTGCTGGTTTTATTTACGGAATTATTCAAGGAAAATACAATTACAAAGTTTTAAAATATAGCTTAACTTTTAAAGATTTACCAGAAGCGTTTGACGGTTTTACCATCACTCAAATTTCAGATATTCATTCAGGAAGTTTTACCAATAAGGAAAAAATAAAATACGGAGTCGATTTAATTAATGAGCAAAATTCTGATATTATGTTATTTACAGGAGATATAGTAAATAATAAAGCAGATGAAATGGACAATTGGATCGATGTTTTCGATAAATTAGAAGCAAAAGGAGGAAAGTTTTCTATTCTTGGAAACCATGATTATGGCGATTATATGGATTGGAAAAATCCGCAAGATAAAGTAGACAATTTTCAGCAAGTAAAAGATATTCATAAAAAAATTGGTTTCGATTTATTGTTGGACGAACATAGATATTTAGAAAAAGACGGACAAAAAATCGCTCTTCTTGGCGTAGAAAATTGGGGAAAAGGATTCAACCAAGCAGGAGATTTGCAGCGAGCATCAACAAACGTAAAGCAAGAAGATTTTAAAATTTTAATGTCTCACGACCCAAGTCATTGGGAATACAAAGTTAAACAAGACCCTTTTAATTACCAATTAACTTTAAGCGGCCATACACATGGTTTGCAAATGGGAATCGAAATTCCTGGTTGGTTAAAATGGAGTCCATCTAAATATGTCTATAAACAATGGGCAGGTTTGTACAATGAAGCAGGCAGATATATTAATGTAAACAGAGGTTTTGGTTACCATGCATTTCCAGGACGTGTTGGAATTTGGCCAGAAATTACAGTTATCGAGCTTAAAAAAGGTTGA
- a CDS encoding thioredoxin family protein — MTKFGELISVDKPVLIDFYTDWDEVENNVHTLRDVAAALGDKAKVIKIDIKKNETLADALRVKGNPTFMIYKNGQMKWRQTGFQDAKTLIGLVKEYF, encoded by the coding sequence ATGACAAAATTTGGCGAATTAATTAGTGTAGATAAACCAGTTCTAATCGATTTTTACACAGATTGGGACGAGGTAGAAAACAACGTACATACTTTAAGAGATGTTGCTGCAGCTTTAGGCGATAAAGCCAAAGTAATTAAGATCGATATTAAAAAGAACGAAACTTTAGCAGACGCTTTGCGTGTAAAAGGAAACCCAACTTTTATGATTTACAAAAATGGCCAAATGAAATGGCGCCAAACAGGTTTCCAAGACGCAAAAACCTTAATAGGTTTGGTTAAAGAATATTTTTAA
- a CDS encoding polysaccharide deacetylase family protein — MKVYFPRTPDFIARIFSKYIWRFSLNKKEIYLTFDDGPTPEITEFVLAELKKYNAKATFFCIGKNIENHPEIFNKIITDKHTVGNHTQNHLNGWKTKTNIYIDNFLKCEKTITHFNNSTIKQPLFRPPYGKIKKSQAKEILKKGYKIIMWDVLSADFDTSISEEKCLQNVLRNTKNGSIIVFHDSVKASEKLRFVLPKVLEEFSKKGFEFKAIK, encoded by the coding sequence ATGAAAGTATATTTCCCCCGAACGCCAGATTTTATTGCGAGAATTTTCTCTAAATATATCTGGCGTTTTTCTTTAAACAAAAAGGAAATATATCTCACTTTTGATGATGGACCAACTCCAGAAATTACCGAATTTGTTTTAGCAGAATTAAAGAAATATAATGCAAAAGCAACCTTTTTTTGCATTGGAAAAAACATAGAAAATCATCCAGAAATTTTTAACAAAATTATTACTGATAAACATACTGTTGGAAATCATACGCAAAATCATTTGAATGGTTGGAAAACTAAAACCAACATTTATATAGATAATTTTTTGAAGTGTGAAAAAACAATTACACATTTCAACAATTCAACAATTAAACAACCACTTTTTAGACCTCCTTATGGGAAAATAAAAAAAAGTCAAGCTAAAGAAATCCTAAAAAAAGGCTATAAAATTATAATGTGGGACGTTTTATCTGCAGATTTTGATACTTCTATTTCTGAAGAAAAATGTTTACAAAATGTTTTAAGAAATACTAAAAACGGAAGTATTATTGTTTTTCACGATAGTGTAAAAGCTTCTGAGAAATTGCGTTTTGTATTGCCCAAAGTTTTAGAAGAATTTTCTAAAAAAGGATTCGAGTTTAAGGCAATAAAATAA
- a CDS encoding L-threonylcarbamoyladenylate synthase — protein MSIISKDIQKAVKLLTNEQLVAIPTETVYGLAGNIFSEKAIKSIFSTKKRPFFNPLIVHISGVEKLENIVTHIPEKAKLLADAFWPGSMTLVLKKSEKIPDLITAGKDTVAVRIPNHPVTLELLRQLPFPLAAPSANPFGSISPTKPAHVERYFKNDIQQVLDGGSCENGIESTIIGFENEEPIIYRLGALALEDIEAVVGKITIKNKKEQSPDAPGMLARHYAPSTKTFLVDNVAHEIKNHPNKKIGILVFKDSLKDKNLTEIILSENGLMHEAASKLYNSLHELDSLKLDVIIAERFPDNGLGKSINDRLQRATFSA, from the coding sequence ATGAGCATAATTTCTAAAGACATACAAAAGGCAGTAAAACTATTAACTAACGAGCAATTGGTAGCAATACCAACTGAAACAGTTTATGGCTTGGCTGGAAATATTTTTAGCGAAAAAGCAATAAAAAGCATTTTTTCGACAAAGAAACGTCCGTTTTTTAATCCGTTAATTGTACATATTTCTGGGGTAGAAAAATTAGAAAACATAGTAACTCATATTCCTGAAAAAGCAAAGTTATTAGCAGACGCTTTTTGGCCAGGTTCTATGACATTGGTTTTAAAAAAGAGCGAAAAAATTCCTGATTTAATTACTGCTGGAAAAGATACAGTTGCAGTTCGTATTCCAAATCATCCAGTAACTTTAGAATTGTTAAGACAATTGCCTTTTCCTTTGGCAGCTCCAAGTGCAAATCCTTTTGGAAGTATTAGTCCTACAAAACCAGCACATGTAGAACGTTATTTTAAAAATGATATTCAGCAAGTTTTAGATGGTGGTTCTTGCGAAAACGGAATCGAATCTACCATTATTGGTTTCGAAAACGAAGAGCCAATTATTTACAGATTAGGTGCCTTGGCTTTGGAAGATATTGAAGCTGTTGTTGGTAAAATTACAATTAAAAACAAGAAAGAACAAAGCCCAGATGCTCCAGGAATGTTGGCAAGACATTATGCACCTTCTACGAAAACTTTTTTGGTAGATAATGTTGCTCATGAAATTAAAAATCATCCGAATAAAAAAATAGGAATTTTAGTTTTTAAAGACTCTTTAAAAGATAAAAATCTCACAGAAATTATTCTATCTGAAAACGGATTAATGCATGAAGCAGCCTCTAAATTGTATAATTCTTTACACGAATTAGATAGTTTAAAGTTAGATGTTATTATTGCAGAACGTTTTCCTGATAATGGTTTAGGAAAGTCGATTAACGATCGTTTACAACGTGCAACTTTTAGCGCATAA
- the polA gene encoding DNA polymerase I produces MQDQKRVFLVDAYALIFRGYYAFIKNPRINSKGLDTSAIMGFMNSLLDVIKRERPDKLAVCFDKGGSADRVEMFEAYKANRDATPEAIKLAVPYIMEILKAMHIPIMVKEGFEADDVIGTLSKQAEKEGYKTFMVTPDKDFAQLVSENIFMYKPRFGGGYDIWGVPEVLAKFEITDPLQVIDFLGMMGDSSDNIPGLPGVGEKTAKKFLAAYGSMENLLANTHELKGKMKEKIEANGELGLLSKKLATIMLDVPVTFNAEDFELDQPDVEKVTEIFNELEFRNLLTNFLRTFSTETTTNTSDNKTEEKPKAVAKKTASNTEGQFDLFAAPGTGSVSEAEVASGFKTIENTNHFYQHIDSPFSRKLLLQKLMQQTSVCFDTETTGLKALEVELIGIAFSYEIGKGYYVSFPEDQEETKAILEEFRPFFESEIEKIGHNLKYDIKVLSNYKMPVKGKLFDTMIAHYLINPDMRHNMDVLAETYLNYQPVSITELIGKKGKNQLSMRVVPIADQTEYAVEDADITFQLKQLFTGELESGNVTKLFNDIELPLVSVLTAMEIEGINVNVDFLKELSVALTDDINRLEKNIYEQAGEEFNIASPKQLGIVLFENMKLVDKPKKTKTGQYKTGEDILSYLAKDHKIIRDIQEYRQYKKLQSTYVDALPNEINPKTGRIHTQYMQAVAATGRLSSNNPNLQNIPIRTERGREVRKAFIPRDENYVLLAADYSQIELRIIAALSQEETMINAFKNGEDIHASTAAKVFNVPIDEVTREQRSNAKTVNFGIIYGVSAFGLSNQTDLSRGEAKELIDTYYETYPKLKAYMSAQVDFAREHGFVETVLNRRRYLKDINSQNAMVRSGAERNAVNAPIQGSAADIIKLAMINIHKRFEEENFKSKMLLQVHDELVFDAHKDELEIIKPIIKHEMENAFKMEVPLDVEMDIGLNWLEAH; encoded by the coding sequence ATGCAAGATCAAAAAAGAGTCTTTTTAGTTGATGCGTACGCATTAATTTTCCGAGGATATTATGCCTTTATAAAAAACCCAAGAATTAATTCTAAAGGTTTAGACACCTCTGCAATTATGGGTTTTATGAATTCACTTTTAGATGTAATTAAAAGAGAAAGACCAGATAAATTAGCCGTTTGTTTCGATAAAGGTGGCAGTGCAGACAGAGTAGAAATGTTCGAAGCTTATAAAGCCAATAGAGATGCAACTCCAGAAGCCATAAAATTGGCGGTTCCATATATTATGGAAATTCTAAAAGCGATGCACATTCCTATTATGGTAAAAGAAGGTTTTGAGGCAGATGATGTTATTGGAACACTTTCTAAACAAGCAGAAAAAGAGGGTTACAAAACTTTTATGGTAACTCCAGATAAAGATTTTGCACAATTAGTTTCCGAAAATATTTTTATGTACAAACCACGTTTTGGTGGTGGTTATGATATTTGGGGAGTTCCTGAAGTATTGGCAAAATTCGAAATTACAGATCCTTTACAAGTCATCGATTTTTTAGGAATGATGGGAGATTCTTCCGATAATATTCCTGGTTTGCCAGGAGTTGGAGAAAAAACTGCAAAGAAGTTTTTGGCTGCTTATGGTTCTATGGAAAACTTATTGGCAAACACACATGAGCTAAAGGGAAAAATGAAAGAGAAAATAGAAGCTAATGGCGAGTTAGGTTTACTTTCCAAGAAATTGGCAACTATTATGTTAGATGTTCCTGTAACTTTTAATGCAGAAGATTTTGAGTTAGACCAACCAGATGTAGAAAAAGTAACTGAAATTTTTAACGAATTAGAATTTAGAAATTTATTAACGAATTTCTTACGAACTTTTTCGACTGAAACAACCACAAATACTTCTGATAATAAAACTGAAGAAAAACCAAAAGCGGTTGCTAAAAAAACAGCTTCAAATACTGAAGGTCAGTTTGATTTATTTGCTGCTCCTGGAACTGGAAGTGTTTCTGAAGCTGAAGTTGCATCTGGATTTAAAACGATTGAAAACACAAATCATTTTTATCAACATATAGATTCTCCTTTCTCAAGAAAATTATTACTTCAAAAATTAATGCAACAAACTTCGGTTTGTTTTGACACTGAAACTACTGGTTTAAAAGCCTTAGAAGTGGAATTAATCGGAATTGCATTTTCTTATGAAATCGGAAAAGGATACTATGTTTCATTCCCTGAAGACCAAGAAGAAACAAAGGCAATTTTAGAAGAATTTAGACCATTTTTCGAAAGTGAAATCGAGAAAATTGGGCACAATTTAAAATATGATATTAAAGTATTATCGAATTATAAAATGCCTGTAAAAGGGAAATTATTCGACACAATGATTGCGCATTATTTAATCAATCCAGATATGCGACATAATATGGATGTTTTGGCAGAAACGTATTTGAATTATCAACCAGTTTCTATTACAGAATTGATTGGTAAAAAAGGAAAAAATCAGCTTTCTATGAGAGTTGTACCAATTGCAGACCAAACAGAATATGCTGTGGAAGATGCAGACATAACTTTTCAACTAAAACAATTGTTTACTGGTGAATTGGAAAGTGGAAACGTAACCAAATTATTTAATGATATTGAATTGCCTTTGGTTTCCGTTTTAACAGCCATGGAAATTGAAGGAATTAACGTAAATGTAGATTTCTTAAAGGAATTATCAGTTGCGTTAACGGATGATATCAACAGACTTGAAAAAAATATTTACGAACAAGCTGGAGAAGAATTTAATATTGCTTCTCCAAAACAATTAGGAATTGTGTTGTTCGAAAACATGAAGTTGGTAGACAAACCAAAAAAGACAAAAACAGGACAATATAAAACGGGTGAAGACATTTTATCTTACTTGGCAAAAGACCATAAAATTATTAGAGATATTCAAGAATATCGCCAATATAAAAAATTACAAAGCACGTATGTAGATGCTTTGCCTAATGAAATTAACCCAAAAACCGGAAGAATTCATACACAATATATGCAAGCTGTAGCTGCAACTGGAAGGTTGAGTTCTAACAACCCGAATTTACAGAATATTCCAATTCGTACAGAAAGAGGAAGAGAAGTTCGTAAAGCATTTATTCCAAGAGATGAGAATTATGTATTATTGGCAGCCGATTATTCTCAAATTGAATTGCGAATTATTGCAGCTTTAAGTCAAGAAGAAACCATGATAAATGCGTTTAAAAATGGCGAAGATATTCATGCTTCAACCGCTGCAAAAGTATTTAATGTTCCTATTGATGAAGTTACTCGTGAGCAAAGAAGCAACGCAAAAACAGTAAATTTTGGAATTATTTATGGAGTTTCTGCTTTTGGTTTAAGTAATCAAACAGATTTATCGAGAGGAGAAGCAAAAGAATTAATTGATACGTATTACGAAACCTACCCAAAATTAAAAGCATACATGTCTGCACAAGTAGATTTTGCAAGAGAACATGGCTTTGTAGAAACGGTTTTAAACAGACGTAGATATTTAAAAGATATTAATTCGCAAAATGCAATGGTAAGAAGTGGCGCAGAAAGAAATGCTGTAAATGCGCCCATACAAGGTTCTGCAGCAGATATTATTAAATTAGCAATGATAAATATTCACAAACGTTTTGAAGAAGAAAACTTTAAATCGAAGATGCTATTGCAAGTACATGATGAATTGGTTTTTGATGCTCATAAAGACGAGTTAGAAATAATAAAACCAATTATAAAACACGAAATGGAAAATGCTTTTAAAATGGAAGTTCCTTTAGATGTAGAGATGGATATTGGTTTAAACTGGTTAGAAGCGCATTAA
- a CDS encoding glycoside hydrolase family 3 C-terminal domain-containing protein, translating to MIKTSLTLIFSLLLLGNFNAQELYAPKSNIYKKDYIDFNKNGKKDIFEDTTQDIEKRVDDLLSQMNINEKTNQMVTLYGYQRVLKDALPTEDWKTQIWKDGMGSIDEHLNGFRGWGRAPQDNENVWPASKHAWALNEVQRWFIEETRMGIPVDFTNEGIRGVEAFKATNFPTQLGIGHTWNKNLVREIGNITGKEARILGYTNVYAPILDVGRDQRWGRYEEIYGESPFLVAELGIEMCKGLQTDMQVAATGKHFAAYSNNKGAREGFSRTDPQMSPREVERIHIYPWKRVIKEANLMGIMSSYNDYDGVPIQGSKYWLTDKLRGELGFKGYIVSDSDAVIYMYNKHKTAKTYKDAIKMAVNAGLNMRCTFRSPDSFVLPLRELISEGEVTIETINKLVKDILRVKFLTGLFDAPYVKDMKKADELVYSKEHRKIALQASRESIVLLKNENNLLPLKKGSIKKIAVSGPNANDASYALTHYGPVAVDVTTVLQGIKNKVGSEAEVLYTKGCDIIDKNWPESEIIDFDLTKQEQEEINKAVEQAKQADIAVVVVGGNGKTCGENKSRTSLNLPGHQLKLIKAVYATGTPTVIVQISGRPLSINWTNKNVPAILAAWYPGSEGGTAVADVLFGDYNPGGKLTVTVPKTVGQIPMNFPYKPASQIPAGSAGVNNPLYSFGYGLSYTTFKYSGLKIFPLVQKPGENITVSFNVTNTGKVAGDEVVQLYTQDKVSSVTTYVQNLRGFDRVHLKPGETKNVSYTIKPEDLEFLDAKMKWVVEPGEFKIEIGSSSEDIRLTGTFAIADKGNFDEVRKKLKSENRLENYVHTSSSRDNIKNLFDNNTNTYWSTDKKSPSIDIELEDNSSPQEIEIAFYKGDERKYKFEVQLSCGGGQFITAFKGESSGKTKKLEAFKLKQCTSSDIRIIFSGNTANEWSAVTELRVKEMKK from the coding sequence ATGATAAAAACTTCCTTAACACTTATTTTTAGTCTGCTTTTATTGGGCAATTTTAATGCTCAAGAATTGTATGCTCCTAAATCGAATATTTATAAAAAAGATTATATCGATTTCAACAAAAACGGAAAAAAAGACATTTTTGAAGATACCACACAAGATATCGAAAAACGTGTAGATGATTTACTTTCTCAAATGAACATCAACGAGAAAACGAATCAAATGGTTACGCTTTATGGTTATCAAAGAGTTCTAAAAGACGCCTTACCAACCGAAGATTGGAAAACTCAAATTTGGAAAGATGGAATGGGTTCTATTGACGAGCATTTGAATGGTTTTCGTGGCTGGGGAAGAGCACCACAAGACAACGAAAATGTTTGGCCAGCTTCTAAACATGCTTGGGCATTAAACGAAGTACAACGTTGGTTTATTGAGGAAACAAGAATGGGTATTCCTGTAGATTTTACAAATGAAGGTATTCGTGGTGTAGAAGCTTTTAAAGCCACAAATTTCCCTACACAATTAGGTATTGGACATACTTGGAACAAAAATTTAGTACGTGAAATTGGAAATATTACAGGAAAAGAAGCGCGTATTTTAGGCTATACAAACGTATATGCTCCAATTTTAGATGTGGGTAGAGATCAAAGATGGGGACGTTATGAAGAAATTTATGGAGAGTCTCCTTTTTTAGTAGCAGAATTGGGTATAGAAATGTGTAAAGGTTTACAAACAGATATGCAAGTAGCAGCAACTGGTAAACATTTTGCAGCATACAGTAATAATAAAGGTGCTCGTGAAGGATTTTCTAGAACAGATCCTCAAATGTCGCCACGTGAAGTGGAAAGAATCCACATTTATCCTTGGAAACGTGTTATAAAAGAAGCGAACTTAATGGGTATTATGAGTTCTTATAACGATTATGATGGGGTTCCTATTCAAGGTTCTAAATATTGGTTAACAGATAAATTACGAGGAGAGCTTGGTTTTAAAGGATATATTGTTTCAGATAGCGATGCTGTAATTTACATGTATAACAAACATAAAACTGCTAAAACTTATAAAGATGCTATTAAAATGGCTGTAAATGCAGGGTTAAATATGCGTTGTACCTTCCGATCGCCAGATAGTTTTGTGTTACCTCTTCGTGAATTGATAAGTGAAGGTGAAGTAACAATAGAAACTATTAATAAATTAGTTAAAGATATTCTAAGAGTAAAGTTTTTAACGGGTCTTTTTGATGCTCCTTACGTTAAGGATATGAAAAAAGCGGATGAACTTGTTTACAGTAAAGAACATCGAAAAATAGCATTACAAGCATCCAGAGAATCTATTGTTCTTTTAAAGAATGAAAACAATCTTCTTCCTCTTAAAAAAGGATCTATAAAAAAAATAGCAGTTTCTGGCCCAAATGCAAATGATGCTTCTTACGCCTTAACACATTATGGACCAGTTGCAGTAGACGTTACCACAGTTTTACAGGGAATTAAAAATAAAGTAGGTTCTGAAGCAGAAGTTCTTTACACAAAAGGTTGTGACATTATAGATAAAAATTGGCCTGAATCAGAAATTATTGATTTCGATTTAACAAAACAAGAGCAAGAAGAAATAAACAAAGCTGTAGAACAAGCAAAACAAGCAGATATAGCAGTGGTTGTTGTTGGTGGAAATGGTAAAACTTGTGGAGAAAATAAATCTCGTACAAGTTTAAATTTACCAGGACATCAATTAAAATTAATTAAAGCAGTTTATGCAACAGGAACTCCTACTGTTATTGTTCAAATTAGTGGGCGTCCTTTAAGTATAAATTGGACGAATAAAAATGTGCCAGCTATCTTAGCGGCTTGGTATCCAGGTTCAGAAGGTGGTACTGCAGTTGCAGATGTACTTTTTGGAGATTACAATCCTGGTGGAAAATTAACAGTAACTGTTCCAAAAACAGTAGGTCAAATTCCTATGAATTTCCCTTACAAACCAGCTTCTCAAATTCCTGCTGGTTCTGCTGGAGTAAACAATCCTTTGTATTCTTTTGGTTATGGTTTAAGTTATACTACTTTTAAATATTCTGGTTTAAAGATTTTTCCATTGGTGCAAAAACCAGGAGAAAACATTACAGTTTCTTTTAATGTAACCAATACTGGTAAAGTCGCTGGAGACGAAGTTGTACAACTTTATACACAAGACAAAGTAAGCTCTGTAACAACTTATGTCCAAAATTTAAGAGGTTTTGATCGTGTACACTTAAAACCAGGAGAAACAAAAAATGTAAGCTACACAATTAAACCAGAAGATTTAGAGTTTTTAGATGCTAAAATGAAATGGGTTGTGGAACCAGGTGAGTTTAAAATTGAAATTGGTTCTTCGTCTGAAGACATTCGTTTAACAGGAACTTTTGCAATTGCAGATAAGGGAAATTTTGATGAAGTTAGAAAAAAACTTAAGTCAGAAAATCGATTAGAAAACTATGTACACACCTCTAGTTCAAGAGATAACATAAAAAACTTATTTGATAATAATACCAATACTTATTGGAGCACAGATAAAAAAAGCCCTTCTATAGATATAGAATTAGAAGATAATTCTAGTCCGCAAGAAATTGAAATTGCATTTTACAAAGGAGACGAGCGAAAATATAAATTTGAAGTTCAACTTTCATGTGGTGGTGGCCAATTTATTACTGCATTTAAAGGGGAGAGTTCTGGAAAAACAAAAAAATTAGAAGCTTTTAAATTAAAACAATGTACATCTAGTGATATTCGTATTATATTCTCTGGCAATACAGCAAACGAATGGTCTGCAGTTACTGAACTACGTGTAAAAGAAATGAAAAAATAA
- a CDS encoding RluA family pseudouridine synthase: MKLKHIQHFKTATSGISLPEKFTFPFYYQPHPLAKIAAKELQDYLENQNDFIHNFGFNADDKETAIGKMFGVLVVKNKQNELGYLAAFSGKLEDESCPETFVPPVFDLRTKNSFYRKGELEIEQISIQLEALKSDRNYLRLKKEVKKLSKEIEDDLALQRKKLKLNKSKRKALKKENINADDFKNLEKKLTQESYNDQFFYKELVEYYNAKIDKKRTNLINIEANISTLKKLRKTTSAFLQQTLFEKFQFLNQQKESKALIDIFNNPEIKPPAGSGECAAPKLLQFAFKNDLTPICMAEFWWGISPNSAIRKHKNFYPACQSRCKPILEHMLSGIKMDENLLIKEISKDKDLEIIYEDDVLIAVNKPAEFLSVPGKEISDSVYTRIKDKYPNATGPLIVHRLDMSTSGILLLTKTKEANKVLQSQFINRSIKKRYVALLDGNLPENKGKIKLPLRVDLDDRPKQLVCYEHGKNAETIWEVIERKNNKTRVYFYPITGRTHQLRVHAAHKNGLNSPIIGDDLYGKKENRLHLHAEFIEFLHPTTNEKMNFRIAPDF, translated from the coding sequence ATGAAATTGAAACATATTCAACATTTTAAAACAGCTACTTCTGGAATTTCTCTTCCAGAAAAATTTACGTTTCCTTTTTATTACCAACCACATCCGTTGGCTAAAATAGCTGCAAAAGAATTGCAAGATTATTTAGAAAATCAAAACGATTTTATACATAATTTCGGTTTTAATGCTGATGATAAAGAAACTGCAATCGGAAAAATGTTTGGAGTTTTAGTAGTGAAAAATAAACAAAACGAATTAGGATATTTAGCGGCTTTTTCAGGAAAATTAGAAGACGAAAGTTGCCCTGAAACATTTGTGCCACCAGTTTTCGATTTAAGAACTAAAAATAGTTTTTACAGAAAAGGCGAGTTAGAGATTGAACAGATTAGCATTCAATTAGAAGCTTTAAAAAGCGATAGAAACTATCTTCGATTAAAAAAAGAAGTAAAAAAATTATCCAAAGAAATTGAAGATGATTTAGCTCTGCAACGTAAAAAATTGAAACTAAATAAAAGTAAAAGAAAAGCCCTAAAAAAAGAAAATATAAATGCTGATGATTTTAAAAACCTTGAAAAAAAATTAACGCAAGAAAGTTATAACGACCAGTTTTTCTACAAAGAATTGGTGGAATATTACAATGCTAAAATTGATAAGAAAAGAACAAACCTTATTAATATTGAAGCAAATATTTCAACATTAAAAAAATTAAGGAAAACGACTTCTGCTTTTTTACAACAAACGTTGTTCGAGAAATTTCAATTTTTGAATCAGCAAAAAGAATCAAAAGCACTGATTGACATTTTTAACAATCCCGAAATAAAACCTCCTGCTGGTTCTGGAGAATGTGCTGCTCCGAAATTATTACAGTTTGCATTTAAAAACGATTTAACGCCAATTTGTATGGCAGAATTTTGGTGGGGAATTTCGCCAAATTCAGCAATTAGAAAACACAAAAACTTTTATCCTGCTTGCCAAAGTCGATGCAAACCTATTTTAGAACACATGTTATCTGGCATTAAAATGGATGAGAATCTATTAATCAAAGAAATTTCAAAAGACAAAGATTTAGAGATTATTTATGAAGATGATGTTTTAATTGCCGTAAATAAACCCGCAGAATTTTTATCGGTTCCTGGAAAAGAAATTAGCGATTCTGTTTATACTCGAATTAAGGATAAATATCCAAATGCTACTGGTCCTTTAATTGTGCATAGATTAGACATGTCTACTTCAGGGATTTTATTATTAACGAAAACCAAAGAAGCTAATAAGGTTTTACAGAGTCAGTTTATAAACAGAAGTATTAAAAAACGCTATGTTGCTTTGTTAGATGGAAATTTACCCGAAAATAAAGGAAAAATAAAATTGCCTTTACGTGTAGATTTAGACGACAGACCAAAACAATTGGTTTGTTACGAACATGGAAAAAATGCAGAAACCATTTGGGAAGTTATTGAAAGAAAAAACAATAAAACGCGTGTTTATTTTTATCCAATAACTGGTAGAACGCATCAACTTAGAGTACATGCTGCTCATAAAAACGGATTAAATTCACCCATAATTGGTGACGATTTATATGGAAAAAAAGAAAATAGATTGCATTTGCATGCCGAATTTATTGAGTTTTTGCATCCTACAACAAACGAAAAAATGAATTTTAGAATTGCGCCTGATTTTTAG